In the genome of archaeon BMS3Bbin15, the window TTCTAGGAACTCCTCATAGCACCAGATGCCACCCACATCCTCAGGTGGACACGCACGTTTGCCCTTGATGACCCTGGGATACCTCACACTGGGTTCCGGCTGGATGGTCTTCTCCATCAGGATCCTATGCATCCAGAAATCCCCGAAGTCATACTCGTAGTCGAACCAGTGGCCTTCACCCAACACTACCTCCGAAAGCCTCACCTTTTTCTCGTCGCCCATCTTGGAGCCGTAGTAGGGGTCGGGTTCCCCGTAGTACGAGTCGCCGACAATGAACTTGTGGAGGTGGCAGTTCTCCCAGCCCATAACTGTCTGGATGACTTTGTGTAGCCTGTACAGGCTGATATCCGAGGGGACCTGGATCCTCCTCCATATAGGAGGTCTGCTCCCCTGTAGGGTTATCTTGAGTTGGTAAATATCCATTTGTCGTGATGGCATTTCTCTTTCCTCCTATCTGAAACGGTGGGCGCGTACATCTCGCCAAAACGAAGGCGCACTGCAGGCTTTCACCCAGTTCTACCTACTGTTCCCTTCAAGATGGGGCTCACACCAGATCTTTTATGGTCTCCTTCCTTTTTTAAACTTACGATGGGACGGGCAACTGCTTCGGATGGAAAAGGTTTTAATCCATGTCGCAACACCTACTTTAAAAGAGATAATTATATGACAATAATCGCGATAAGTGGCCTGAACCTTTATAAGGTAAGGATGAGACAGTGTGACCTAGCTCACGGTACCACCAATTTTGTCATATCCGGAACGCAAAAATCGAGGAGAGGAGAATAACTCTGACGTTGCCGTCGCTTTTGGCTATCGAACCTTACCGTCAGACCGTGTGAAAACTCCATTTAAACAATTATCTGACAACGTGTTTTTGTCCAAAACTATTTATACCATGTATATATATTAAATATATATGGAGAAAATAAAACCAGTAATGCAAACAGAGTTGAAAATAAATGGTATTGTAGGTTTTATGCGAAAGAAAGTTACGCCCTTTGGCACTGGTGCCAAGGTAGACTGCCCTAAGGAGTATCTGGGTAAAACAGTTTATCTTGTGATTACAAACGAATGAAGAAATACTGGAGGAAATGAAACGCAGGGGTGAGAAAAATAAGGATAAAATGAAAAGGCAGCAAGGACTATCAGAACATCCATTCGGAACGATAAAGAGAGCTTTCAATCAAGGATATATGTTGATGAAGGGGGAAGATAAAGTAGGCGCTGAGATGAGCCTTACTGTACTCGCATATAATATCAAAAAGGACAATGAATATTCTTGGAATCAAAGAATTGATTGCAGCAGCAGCATAGTACGATTATAATCTCACATATTTGATGAAACAAATCATTATAGAAAAAATAAAATCAAGATGTAAAAGGGTGAAAGGAAAAAGAGTTTTTACACAGTCTGACGTGCCATATGTCTATCAGCATCTTTCTGGCAACGCTCCTTCTTGCAACCTTGAATCCTTTCCTATCTTTGACTCGATGATAATGCTTCATATACCTGCCATCTAACATAGATGCCTTACCGGAGCACTCACTGATGACCCATTTCAACCACTTGTTACATGCCCTGTTAACAACAGAACGGGTCCTGTCTCCAGATTGATGGACCCCAGGACACAAACCAGCGTAGCTAACTAGACTCTTCGGATTTTTGAACCTCTTTACGTCCCCGACCTCTCCGAGAATCATGAGGGAGGAAAAACTCCCGATACCAGGAATTGTACGCAGCAGGTTGGCAAGACGCATGTTGCCCGCGACAAGATTGATTTCACGCGTGACCTGCTTTATCTCATCATCAATTGCCTCTAATATCCTGACAAAATTGGCAATCTTAGGGTCCAGACCTTTAAGATAATCAAGGCTCTTTTTGTTCCAGCCCATCTTATACCTTACCCCATCTCTTTGAAGGTAAGATTTGATCCTGCACTTCAGCGATGTCCTTATCCTAACCAGTCGGGCACGGTGCCTCGCAATATCTCTAAGCCTCAACACATCTTTGCTTGGGATATACACCTCAGGCAAATAGCCTGTTCTTAACAGGTCTGCAAGGATATGGGGGGTCCACCTTGTCCGTCTTTTTCTTGCACGCTATCTGATGAACCTTCAACGGATTCGCCAGTACCGTCTCGTAACCAAGTTCATTCAACAGGTTGTAGGTCCCTCGCCACATACCACAGGCTTCTATTGCTACCATAAACTTCGAACTTGGTATACCAGCAAAGAAACTCTGGATTGCTTCTTTTCTATTAGGCAGGCCACCCTCGGCAAATACATTCCCCTGTACGTCCAGTATTGTCCCATAAAGCTCTTCTGCATGGATATCCAATCCTACAAACATTTCCTTCATATTATTCACCTCTTAATGCCTATTTGGTTATAGGCATTTTTAAAGGTTAGGAAAAAGTTCTACTACCATCACAAGCGGGTAAAGGTGGACATGGCTAATGGCGAGGTCATGAGTGGAGAGCTGCACACAGAGGGTGACTCTCCACTTACTATCTGGAAAGAAGGTTGTTACACTACCTGAAAATGAGTATATACTACCCAAAATAACCAAACACCTCTCTCCCGAAACATTGAAAACTTATTGTAATATTATAAACGTAAAGTAAAACATTATTAAAAAAGTTAAAAAGATATTGGAATACCTCCCGAAAAGCTAACCATACAAACTGTATTCATTTGGAGTTTATGGCAAAATGACTTTGAGCACCAGAAGGGAAAAATTACCGAGGCAAAGCCAGAGGCGAAGGCATAAACCCGGAGATATAAGCAAGTCTCTAAGACCACAAGACTTTACTCTACTATCCTGCAGAAAGGCGAGCCTCTGCCGTGGTAGTGAAAGGAAAGAACACTACATATCATAAATCTCTTGGCAGCAGTTATTTACTTTTTTTCTTAATTATTATTGTTTCACCGCAAACTAATGTTTCACCTATGACCAGAGGTCTATAAATTTTTTCATCTCCTCTATTTGTTCCCGTGATAGACTTATCAGTTATAAAAAACCTAAATGGACCAAGAGACTTTAGTAACCCATCTTCGCTTAACGGTGCATAAATTTGCTTGTTTGTCAATCTTATTCCTCCTTTTTTATCTTGTGAAATCTCCACCCGGATTCTGTTTTTACAACATTTACTGCAATGTTCATATCAGGTAATCTCGCAGCACTTATTTTTCCTTTTACTTTAAACTCACTTATACATCTTGTGCTCTCAATGGAAGCTGATATCAATTCATAATCTATGGGTTCTACTTGAATCACTTCTATCTTGTTTAATATATCATTAATGGCCTGTTGTAATATCTGTGGTGGAAGGTTTATTGGCATTTGGACTTGAGGAACATTACCTATTAATTTGGCTGTTTTCTCATCTGATAAAACAATCCCGAGGGGGTCAAATGGTTTATTACATTCCATTTCTTCTTCTACATCATTCCACACTAACCACATTAAATTCTCTAATTCTTCATCAGGATTTTTTACAGGCAATCCTACTTTTTTGGCTTCTTTTCTTCCCACTGGATAACCATGATAATAGAATGATTTATTTAGAGCTTCTGCTATAGCTTTTACTTTATTTTGGTCTTTCATATGTAAACTAAGTAATTTTTCTCCCATAGATAGTGCCAAATACGAACTTCTTTTTGCAACTCCAATAGGTATAGAACCTATATCTTTACATACAAGCTCAAAAGCCCTCTCAAGTTGCTCTTGGTCTGAAATTCCAACATCGCCTTTTACAAAGTCTAAATAAAGTCTCAAATCTTCATATCCAAACTGTTGTATTTTCCCTTCCTTATCTTTGTATGCTAACTGAGGATCAACTGGCCCCAAATTGGAGAATGGATGCATTAAAATTTCATTAGCACCTAATGCTAATAGAGTTGCAGCACTATATGCAGCATAGGGTACTAATACACTTACTTTCTCAAATCGTTCTCGTAGCATACTAATAATTCGCCATGCAACCGTTGGGTCTCCCCCGTAACTAACAATTAAAATATCCACTTCTTTCTGTTCCTTGGGAATCTCTAAAATCTGCTTTGCAAATTCGGGTATAACATCTGATGCCATTTGTGCAGAGGCATTTGCACGGAGGTTTGTAAAATAAGAGATTAGTGGTCTTCCACGCTTTTCTTCGATTTTTTCATAGAGTTTTACACGTTCCTCGTGTGCCATATAGATATTCCTCCTATTATTACCCACCATAATGATTATAATAACCTTACTTATCACTTTCAACAATAGGCTATCCTTTCCAGCTACAGATATGAGGATATCTGTTCCTTTCTCAATATCCATAGCCTGGCAGATTTTAGCAGGAAGTGTAATGTAGAGCTGCTGGTAGTTGCCTATTTTTCTCTTTTGAACCTTCATATAATTAGTATAAGTTTTAACATTAGTTCTTACGTGGGTAGGAAATAGATAGTCTCAGAGAAGTTAATAA includes:
- a CDS encoding transposase IS116/IS110/IS902 family protein — its product is MGWNKKSLDYLKGLDPKIANFVRILEAIDDEIKQVTREINLVAGNMRLANLLRTIPGIGSFSSLMILGEVGDVKRFKNPKSLVSYAGLCPGVHQSGDRTRSVVNRACNKWLKWVISECSGKASMLDGRYMKHYHRVKDRKGFKVARRSVARKMLIDIWHVRLCKNSFSFHPFTS
- a CDS encoding serine dehydrogenase proteinase, with product MKVQKRKIGNYQQLYITLPAKICQAMDIEKGTDILISVAGKDSLLLKVISKVIIIIMVGNNRRNIYMAHEERVKLYEKIEEKRGRPLISYFTNLRANASAQMASDVIPEFAKQILEIPKEQKEVDILIVSYGGDPTVAWRIISMLRERFEKVSVLVPYAAYSAATLLALGANEILMHPFSNLGPVDPQLAYKDKEGKIQQFGYEDLRLYLDFVKGDVGISDQEQLERAFELVCKDIGSIPIGVAKRSSYLALSMGEKLLSLHMKDQNKVKAIAEALNKSFYYHGYPVGRKEAKKVGLPVKNPDEELENLMWLVWNDVEEEMECNKPFDPLGIVLSDEKTAKLIGNVPQVQMPINLPPQILQQAINDILNKIEVIQVEPIDYELISASIESTRCISEFKVKGKISAARLPDMNIAVNVVKTESGWRFHKIKKEE
- a CDS encoding plasmid pRiA4b ORF-3-like protein is translated as MPSRQMDIYQLKITLQGSRPPIWRRIQVPSDISLYRLHKVIQTVMGWENCHLHKFIVGDSYYGEPDPYYGSKMGDEKKVRLSEVVLGEGHWFDYEYDFGDFWMHRILMEKTIQPEPSVRYPRVIKGKRACPPEDVGGIWCYEEFLEVIRDPGRHEHRDIVDWVGDKFDPDEFDMDEINKRLMKIR